CGCTGGAACGTCCATAGCGACCGGTAGCCGAGTTCCTCGGCCCGGCGGGCGACCGTCGCCAGCGCCTCCGGGTTGGCCCATGCTCCGGAGGTCGGAAGCGCGACACCTAGTTCCACGTCACTCCCATCGGAAGGTGGCCGCGGCGAGACCGAGTCCGCCGAGCGCCCACGCCAGCAGGATCAACCAGTCGTGCGCGGGAACCGCGACCCCGGCGCCCAGCACCGACCGCAGGCCGCCGGCCAGGGCCGAGATGGGCAGGTATCCGAGCACCGAACGCATCCCGCTCGGGAACCGGGTGAGCGGGAAGACCACCCCGCCCAGCGCCAGCAGGACGAGGTAGACGAGGTTGGCGGCGGCGAGCGTCGCCTCCGCCCGCAGCAGGCCCGCCATCAGCAGCCCGAGCCCGCTGAACGCCGCGGTCGCGAGCAGGAGCAGTCCGACGACCGGGGGCGCCGAGCCGTGCGGGGACCAGCCGAGGATCAACCCCACGCCCACCAGCAGGACGACCTGCAACAGCTCGACCGCGCCGACCGCCAACGTCTTCGCGACGAGCAGCGCCCACCGGGGGAGCGCGGTCGCGCCGAGCCGCTTGAGGACCCCGTACCGCCGTTCGAAGCCCACCGCGATGGCCTGCCCGGTGAAGGCGGTGGACAGCACCGCGAGGCCGAGGACGCCCGGGACGAGGAAGTCGACCCGGCGGCCCGGCAGGGCGACCAGGGGGGTCTCGGCGAACAGGACGAGCAGCAACGTGGGGATGGCGACGGTCAGCAGCAGCTGCTCGCCGCTGCGCAGGAGCAGCCGCAACTCCATCCCGGCCTGGGCGCGGATCATCCGCGCCAGCGGGGCGGGGCCGGGCCGCGGGACGAATGAACCCGCGGCGAGCGCCGTCACGGCTGCTTCCCGGTCAGCCCGAGAAACACGTCCTCGAGCGAACGGCCGCCGACTTGCAGCTCCTCGAGCAGCACCCCCCGCTGCGCGCACCACGCGGTGAGCGCGGCGACCAGGCCCGGGTCGGCCGGTCCGCTCACCGTGTAGTGCCCGGCCGGCGACTCGACGACCTCACGTCCGGCCGGCAGCATCTCCGACACGGCCAGCCCCGGTGTCGCTCGGAACCGCAGCTCGCCGTCGCTGGTGGAGGTCAGCTCCGTCGGCGAGCCACTCGCGACGACCCGACCCGCGTCGACGATGACGATCCGATCGGCCAGCCGCGCGGCTTCGGCCATGTTGTGCGTCGTGAGCAGCACGCTCACCCCGTCTGCCCGCAACGTCTCGATCAGCTCCCAGACGGTCACCCGACCCGCGACGTCGAGCCCGGCGGTCGGCTCGTCGAGGATGACGAGTTCGGGACGTCCGACGACGGCCATCGCGAGGGACAACCGTTGCCGCTCTCCACCGCTGAGACTCCTCAACGGGGCCGCTCCCACCCGCGCCAATCCGAGTGCATCCAGGAGGGCGTCCGGCTGGATCGGGTCGCGGGCGAACGCGGCGACGAGGCGGAGCATTTCCCGGGCCCGGGCACCCGGATAGCCGACCCCGTCCTGCAACATGACCCCGATCCGCGGGTGCAGGCGGCCCCCGTCGGTCGCCGGGTCGAGTCCGAGGACCCGGACCCGGCCGGAGTCCGCGCGGCGGAAGCCCTCGCAGATCTCGACCGTCGTCGTTTTCCCGGCGCCGTTCGGACCGAGCAGGGCGGTCACCGCGCCACGGGCCGCGGTCAGCGACAGGCCGGCCACCGCCGCGGTGGAGCGGTAGCTCTTGACCAGGTCAACTATCTCGACCGCCGGCTCGTGCACGCGCCGAGTCTAGGAACGGCCGGGGCGGACCCCGGTGTTTGCCCTGTCCCCCGAATTACGTCACAATGAGCTTGTGAAAAACATGGCCGTCTCGCCGGCGGACCGGCGGACCCGCGTCCGGGTCGCGCGGCTGCTGCTCGAACGCGGACCGCAGACGGCGGCCGCGCTCTCCGCGGAGCTCGGGCTGACCGCGGCTGCGGTGCGCCGGCACCTCGACGCCATGCTCGGCGAAGGGGCGATTCTCGCCAAGCCGCTGCGGATCTTCGGGCCGCGCACCCGGGGTCGTCCGGCCCGGGTCTTCGAGCTTTCCGACGCGGGCCATGCGGCGATGCCGAACGGCTACGACGACATCGCCGCGGCGGCGCTGCGGTTCCTCGCGGACACCGGTGGCGCGCGGGCCGTCGAGGCGTTCGCCCGCGTCCGGGTCGGCGAGCTGGAGGCCCGCTACCGTCCCACAGTGGAAGCCGCCCGGCCCGCGGACCGGCCGGCCGCGCTCGCCGAGGCACTCTCCGCGGACGGCTACGCGGCCGGGGCGCGGGAGGCGACGGCCGGCGTCCAGCTCTGCCAACACCATTGCCCGGTCCAGCACGTGGCCGAGCAGTTTCCGCAGCTTTGCGACGCGGAGACGGAGGCGTTCGGCCGACTGCTCGGTACCCATATCCAGCGGCTCGCGACCATCGCCCACGGTGATGGCGTCTGCACAACCTTCATCCCGGCCGGCCGGCCGGCGGCATCCGCGCGATCGACGTCCGGGAGGACCTCGTCATGACCATCACCGAACGCCCGGAGCTCGAAGGTCTCGGCCGCTACAAGTTCGGCTGGTCGGACTCGGACGCGGCCGGTTCGATCGCCAAGCGCGGGCTGTCCCGGCAGGTCGTCGAGGAGATCTCCGCCCTGAAGAACGAGCCGGACTGGATGCTGGCGATGCGGCTCAAGGGCCTGGCCCTGTTCGAGAAGAAGCCGATGCCGACCTGGGGCGCGGACCTGTCCGGAATCCACTTCGACACCATCAAGTACTTCGTCCGCTCCACCGAGAAGCAGGCGACCAGCTGGGAAGACCTCCCGGCGGACATCAAGAACACCTACGACCGGCTGGGCATCCCGGAGGCGGAGAAGCAGCGCCTGGTCGCCGGCGTGGCGGCCCAATACGAGTCGGAGGTGGTTTACCACAAGATTCGGGAGGACCTCGAGCAGCTCGGGGTGCTCTTCCTCGACACCGACACCGGGCTGCGCGAGCACGAGGACGTGTTCAAGGAGTACTTCGCCTCCGTCATCCCGGCCGGTGACAACAAGTTCTCCGCGCTGAACACCGCGGTCTGGAGCGGCGGGTCGTTCATCTACGTGCCCAAGGGGGTGCGGGTCGACATCCCGCTCCAGGCCTACTTCCGGATCAACACCGAGAACATGGGCCAGTTCGAGCGGACCCTGATCATCGTCGACGAGGACGCGTACGTGCACTACGTCGAGGGGTGCACCGCCCCCGTGTACTCCAGCGACTCGCTGCACTCGGCGGTCGTGGAGATCGTGGTGAAGAAGGGTGGGCGGTGCCGGTACACGACGATCCAGAACTGGTCGAACAACGTCTACAACCTGGTCACCAAGCGGGCTGCCGCCCAGGAAAACGCCACGATGGAATGGATCGACGGCAATCTGGGCTCGAAGGTCACGATGAAGTACCCCGCGGTCTGGCTGCTCGGCGAGGGGGCCAAGGGGGAGACGCTCTCGGTCGCGTTCGCCGGTGAGGGGCAGCACCAGGATGCCGGCGCCAAGATGGTCCACGCGGCGCCGAACACCTCCAGCACGATCATCTCGAAGTCGGTAGCCCGAGGAGGGGGCCGCACGAGCTACCGCGGCCTGGTCCAGGTCCAGCCGACCGCCACCGGGGCGAAGTCCACGGTGAAGTGCGACGCGCTGCTGGTCGACGACATCTCTCGCTCGGACACCTATCCCTACGTCGACGTTCGTGAAGACGACGTGACGATGGGCCATGAGGCCACCGTGTCGAAGATCAGTGACGACCAGCTCTTCTACCTGATGAGCCGCGGCATGACCGAAGACGAGGCGATGGCGATGATCGTCCGTGGGTTCATCGAACCGATCGCTCGCGAGCTGCCGATGGAATATGCGTTGGAGCTCAATCGGCTGATCGAGCTCCAGATGGAAGGCGCGGTCGGCTGACCCATGGCTTCGACGACCGCCGCACCACGGGTGGACGCGCGCACCCTGCGCATCGCCTCGGCGAACCCGGAGGACTTCCCGATCCCGACCGGCCGGGAGGAGGAGTGGCGCTTCACGCCGTTCCGCCGGCTCAACGGACTGCACAGCGCGGATCCGCGGTCCCGGCCGGACGGCAAGCTCTCGGTCGTGGCCGATCATCCGCCCGATGTCGAGGTCCGGGTGATCGAACGCGACGACCCGCGGGTCGGTTCGGTGTTCATCCCGAACGACCGGGTGGCCGCGCTTGCCTTCGCCGGCTTCACCGCGGGCACCTCGGTCACCGTGCCCCGGGGGGTGGTCACCGACCGCCCGGTCATCGTGACGACGACCGCCGAGGGCGGCACCGCCTACGGTCATCTGCTCATCGACGTTGAGCCGCAGGCCGCGGCGGTCGTCGTCCTCGACCATCGGGGCAGCGGCACGGTTGCGGCGAACGTCGAGATCCGGGTCGGCGACGGCGCTTCGCTGCGCCTGGTCAGCCTCCAGGACTGGGCGGACGACACGGTTCACCTCGGCCAGCACGTCGCCGAGGTCGGCCGGGACGCCCGCTTCGAT
This genomic window from Mycobacteriales bacterium contains:
- the sufB gene encoding Fe-S cluster assembly protein SufB is translated as MTITERPELEGLGRYKFGWSDSDAAGSIAKRGLSRQVVEEISALKNEPDWMLAMRLKGLALFEKKPMPTWGADLSGIHFDTIKYFVRSTEKQATSWEDLPADIKNTYDRLGIPEAEKQRLVAGVAAQYESEVVYHKIREDLEQLGVLFLDTDTGLREHEDVFKEYFASVIPAGDNKFSALNTAVWSGGSFIYVPKGVRVDIPLQAYFRINTENMGQFERTLIIVDEDAYVHYVEGCTAPVYSSDSLHSAVVEIVVKKGGRCRYTTIQNWSNNVYNLVTKRAAAQENATMEWIDGNLGSKVTMKYPAVWLLGEGAKGETLSVAFAGEGQHQDAGAKMVHAAPNTSSTIISKSVARGGGRTSYRGLVQVQPTATGAKSTVKCDALLVDDISRSDTYPYVDVREDDVTMGHEATVSKISDDQLFYLMSRGMTEDEAMAMIVRGFIEPIARELPMEYALELNRLIELQMEGAVG
- a CDS encoding ArsR family transcriptional regulator, whose product is MAVSPADRRTRVRVARLLLERGPQTAAALSAELGLTAAAVRRHLDAMLGEGAILAKPLRIFGPRTRGRPARVFELSDAGHAAMPNGYDDIAAAALRFLADTGGARAVEAFARVRVGELEARYRPTVEAARPADRPAALAEALSADGYAAGAREATAGVQLCQHHCPVQHVAEQFPQLCDAETEAFGRLLGTHIQRLATIAHGDGVCTTFIPAGRPAASARSTSGRTSS
- the sufD gene encoding Fe-S cluster assembly protein SufD, yielding MASTTAAPRVDARTLRIASANPEDFPIPTGREEEWRFTPFRRLNGLHSADPRSRPDGKLSVVADHPPDVEVRVIERDDPRVGSVFIPNDRVAALAFAGFTAGTSVTVPRGVVTDRPVIVTTTAEGGTAYGHLLIDVEPQAAAVVVLDHRGSGTVAANVEIRVGDGASLRLVSLQDWADDTVHLGQHVAEVGRDARFDAVHVTLGGDLVRLAPTVRFTGPGGEADLAGLYFADAGQHLEHRLFIDHAQPNCRSRVTYKGALAGKRAHTVWIGDVLIRPTGVGTDTFELNRNLVLTDGARADSVPNLEIETGEVARAGHASATGRFDDEQLFYLQSRGIAKEDARRLVVRAFFADVLAHIQVPEVAARVAAAVEAELERIPG
- a CDS encoding ABC transporter ATP-binding protein, producing MHEPAVEIVDLVKSYRSTAAVAGLSLTAARGAVTALLGPNGAGKTTTVEICEGFRRADSGRVRVLGLDPATDGGRLHPRIGVMLQDGVGYPGARAREMLRLVAAFARDPIQPDALLDALGLARVGAAPLRSLSGGERQRLSLAMAVVGRPELVILDEPTAGLDVAGRVTVWELIETLRADGVSVLLTTHNMAEAARLADRIVIVDAGRVVASGSPTELTSTSDGELRFRATPGLAVSEMLPAGREVVESPAGHYTVSGPADPGLVAALTAWCAQRGVLLEELQVGGRSLEDVFLGLTGKQP
- a CDS encoding ABC transporter permease, translated to MTALAAGSFVPRPGPAPLARMIRAQAGMELRLLLRSGEQLLLTVAIPTLLLVLFAETPLVALPGRRVDFLVPGVLGLAVLSTAFTGQAIAVGFERRYGVLKRLGATALPRWALLVAKTLAVGAVELLQVVLLVGVGLILGWSPHGSAPPVVGLLLLATAAFSGLGLLMAGLLRAEATLAAANLVYLVLLALGGVVFPLTRFPSGMRSVLGYLPISALAGGLRSVLGAGVAVPAHDWLILLAWALGGLGLAAATFRWE